From the genome of Plasmodium malariae genome assembly, chromosome: 9, one region includes:
- the PmUG01_09010900 gene encoding fam-l protein produces the protein MKQKINLLLFIKIAMFILLHCTCHFINDVSIFNSSLNENYSPGKKIVARIYRILAKYKQDKDTNMVCLKENVLNYESNNETDIPNYEKQEKKKKKLSYGSSSLSAIDHKQYMKNKSCMFETKKYSHIEKRIFKELDYIDFLQKNRAISDKIFRKVVFKKYRVRIILPLFFVLLLSTYLILDFSCGYGIVGWLLKILKNILGSEWSRPLRSFLWDLKLDFLWKTETINVVKKGTSSHIKQSWTFMTKPFLVYIIYLIPFVILFATLIFAVVYYHKKVIKYQKIKFRKR, from the exons atgaaacaaaaaattaatttacttttatttatcaaaattGCTATGTTTATACTTTTACACTGTACTTGCCATTTTATCAATGATGTG agTATATTTAATAGTTCTCTGAATGAGAACTACAGCcctggaaaaaaaatagtcgCAAGAATATATAGGAtattagcaaaatataaacaggATAAGGATACAAATATGGTatgtttaaaagaaaatgtacTAAATTATGAATCAAACAATGAAACAGATATACCTAATTATGaaaaacaggaaaaaaaaaaaaaaaaattgtcttATGGAAGTTCATCATTAAGTGCTATTGACCATAAACAatacatgaaaaataaatcttgtatgtttgaaacaaaaaaatattctcatatagaaaaaagaatatttaaagaacttGATTATATAGATTTTCTTCAAAAGAACAGAGCGATTAGTGATAAGATCTTCAGAAAAgtagtatttaaaaaatacagagTACGAATAATtttacctttattttttgtattgttATTGTCAACCTACCTAATATTAGATTTTTCTTGTGGTTATGGGATTGTAGGTTGGTTGTTAAAGATACTGAAGAACATTCTTGGAAGTGAATGGTCAAGACCTTTACGTTCTTTTTTGTGGGATCTCAAATTGGATTTCTTGTGGAAGACAGAAACCATTAATGttgtaaaaaaaggaacGAGCAGCCATATTAAACAGTCATGGACGTTTATGACCAAACCGTTTCtagtttatataatttatttaataccTTTCGTTATATTATTTGCCACACTTATTTTTGCGGTAGTTTActatcataaaaaagttataaaatatcaaaaaattaagttcagGAAGagataa